The proteins below are encoded in one region of Roseofilum capinflatum BLCC-M114:
- a CDS encoding glutaredoxin family protein, whose translation MNSSLKPIAKKLTLSLFWLGLGTGGLFFLGNLNPSPINTRAQAQVSPSQSPPIETASTPASLALAQHLQNIGAKMYGAYWCPHCHSQKERFGEQAVAQVMLAEREPVYIECSPEGRTAPQAEVCQQAGISAYPTWVIDGEKYEGNLPLQQLAEVSGYQGSQEF comes from the coding sequence GTGAACTCTTCCCTAAAACCGATTGCCAAAAAGTTGACCCTTTCCCTCTTCTGGCTAGGATTAGGCACAGGAGGATTATTCTTCCTCGGAAATCTGAATCCTTCCCCTATCAACACTCGCGCTCAAGCTCAAGTTTCCCCCTCCCAAAGTCCCCCTATCGAAACGGCTTCAACTCCAGCGAGTTTAGCCCTAGCCCAACATCTCCAGAACATTGGCGCTAAAATGTATGGGGCTTACTGGTGTCCCCATTGTCATTCCCAAAAAGAACGGTTTGGCGAACAAGCAGTGGCTCAAGTGATGCTGGCCGAAAGAGAGCCGGTTTATATCGAATGTTCTCCAGAAGGGCGAACAGCTCCCCAAGCCGAAGTCTGCCAACAGGCAGGAATTAGCGCTTATCCAACTTGGGTGATTGATGGGGAAAAATATGAAGGCAATTTGCCCTTGCAGCAGTTGGCGGAAGTCTCTGGATATCAAGGCTCACAAGAGTTTTAA
- the btpA gene encoding photosystem I biogenesis protein BtpA, translating into MDLTKIFQTSNPIIGVVHLLPLPTSSRWGSNLQTVIARAEREATALASGGVHGIMVENFFDAPFTKDRVDPAVVSAMSLIIDRLKNLVTLPIGVNVLRNDAHSALAIASCTESAFIRVNVLTGVMATDQGLIEGKAHELLRYRRELGADVKILADVLVKHAHPLGHQPLAATIKDTIERGLADAIILSGPTTGTPPDIEDLKLASQLAPETPVFIGSGANWHNISNLLPHADGIIVASTLKRHGQIEQPIDPNRVSQFVEATQRSLTPN; encoded by the coding sequence GTGGACTTAACTAAGATTTTTCAAACCTCAAACCCCATTATTGGTGTGGTTCATCTTCTCCCCCTACCCACGTCATCGCGGTGGGGATCGAACCTGCAAACCGTCATTGCTAGGGCCGAACGAGAAGCCACGGCCCTAGCGTCGGGCGGAGTCCATGGCATCATGGTAGAAAACTTCTTTGATGCTCCCTTCACGAAAGATCGGGTCGATCCGGCCGTAGTGAGTGCCATGAGCTTAATTATCGATCGCCTAAAAAATCTCGTGACCTTACCCATTGGGGTCAATGTCCTACGCAACGATGCCCACAGTGCCTTGGCGATCGCCTCCTGCACCGAATCGGCATTTATTCGCGTCAACGTCCTCACAGGCGTAATGGCCACCGATCAAGGCTTAATCGAAGGCAAAGCGCATGAACTTTTACGCTATCGGCGCGAACTCGGCGCAGACGTAAAAATCCTCGCAGATGTTCTCGTCAAACATGCACACCCCCTAGGGCATCAACCCCTGGCGGCTACCATTAAAGACACCATAGAACGAGGTCTGGCTGATGCCATCATCCTATCTGGGCCAACCACCGGCACGCCCCCCGATATCGAAGACCTGAAATTGGCCAGCCAACTGGCCCCAGAAACCCCCGTATTTATAGGCAGTGGAGCCAATTGGCACAATATCAGTAACCTGCTCCCCCATGCCGATGGCATCATTGTTGCCAGTACCCTTAAACGCCATGGCCAAATTGAACAACCCATCGATCCCAACCGCGTGAGCCAGTTTGTGGAAGCCACTCAACGGAGTTTAACCCCCAACTAA
- a CDS encoding sulfotransferase family protein, whose translation MNSSVKLPNFLIIGVQKSGTTSIYHYLKEHPQVYMSPRKETNFLSKDPNKDPKDRPPLPSQKKRIDTFEKYSELFQDVTDEIAIGEASPNYMANYEIATQQIKRYVPDAKLIAILRNPADRAYSDYLMHVRDAIGKPRKLSEQIVKKGKQSATLKKGFYGEHLSYFYENFDRNQIQVFLYDDLRKNSQELMRNIYQFIGVDETYQPDTSKRSQVAKLPKNKSLNQILNTHNPLRETTAKILNSLFPASVVQSFRQKLMDLNQSQEKIPPLSDEERQQLIEFYREDILKLQELINRDLSHWLL comes from the coding sequence ATGAATTCATCTGTTAAGTTACCTAATTTTTTGATCATCGGTGTTCAGAAATCAGGCACAACTTCAATCTATCATTATTTAAAAGAACATCCTCAAGTCTACATGAGTCCTCGGAAAGAAACGAATTTTCTGTCTAAAGATCCGAATAAAGACCCCAAAGACAGACCGCCTTTACCCTCCCAGAAGAAACGAATTGATACATTTGAAAAGTATTCTGAGCTATTCCAAGATGTAACGGATGAAATAGCTATTGGTGAAGCGTCTCCCAACTATATGGCTAACTATGAAATCGCAACCCAACAGATTAAGCGTTATGTGCCGGATGCCAAGTTAATCGCTATTTTGAGAAATCCAGCCGATCGCGCCTATTCCGATTATCTGATGCATGTTCGCGATGCGATTGGCAAACCGAGAAAGTTGTCCGAACAGATCGTTAAAAAAGGCAAGCAATCAGCCACTTTAAAAAAAGGGTTTTATGGAGAACATTTGAGCTATTTTTATGAAAATTTTGATCGGAACCAAATTCAGGTTTTTCTGTATGACGATTTACGCAAGAATTCCCAAGAATTAATGAGAAATATTTATCAATTTATTGGAGTAGATGAAACGTATCAACCCGATACTTCTAAACGATCGCAAGTGGCTAAATTACCAAAAAACAAAAGCCTAAATCAAATCCTCAATACTCATAACCCCTTGCGAGAAACAACAGCTAAGATTTTAAATAGTCTATTTCCAGCAAGTGTTGTCCAATCCTTTCGCCAAAAGCTCATGGACTTAAACCAATCCCAGGAAAAGATCCCCCCTCTGTCAGATGAAGAGCGTCAACAGTTAATTGAGTTCTATCGTGAAGATATCCTCAAGCTGCAAGAGTTGATTAACCGTGACCTTTCCCATTGGCTCCTGTAG
- a CDS encoding CHASE2 domain-containing protein, with protein MSYPTSIQAFWHRLTRRFFHQNRVVFTASAITLAILTLRFFGLLQAIELIALDTLVRLRPPLPKDDRIIIVGIDEPDLQNLGWPIPDRTLATLLETIAQSQPQAIGLDLYRDLPVNPGYEHLQQVMQELPNLVGIERVADKTVPNIPPPPALDPQTQVGFNNVLLDVDGTVRRGLLYVHTDTPHKSFALQLALKYLDQFDIEEEEASVNPKYLQLGKAVFYPFQPNDGAYVNADASGYPFLADFRGPRDTFTTVSVSEVLNGGVDPNLFRDRIVLIGLTAVSLKDFVPIPYSNPDEVPGVEAQANLISFILDLAIGEQTPIKTLPDPIEALWTFAWSALGSILAWKLRDPSQLIVSSGITLGSLGLTSYVLFISRWWFPLIPPIFGFTGSALMILIHFAHQEGEFKRSTELLQGIINSIPDPIFVKDQNHRWIVLNQAYSQLIGYPLEMLMDKSDYDLFAPEEAEQFWQQDENLFLTQESTQQEEEFTDAGGIHRVIETKRSLHRDSGGNLFLVGVIRDITQQKEREAELQRLAEDLKRHNAELKLSEDQMRHMANHDVLTGLANRKLFEEKLQEALVYAQANETMLATFFLDLDGFKQINDTFGHDMGDLVIKEVAQRLTHCLRGSDTVARLGGDEFTVLLPQIPNPSIAIRVAEKIILAVTQPLMLNGGENLKITLSLGISVYPQDGKTLEELIKSADQAMYQAKLQGKNRYLLASCPQ; from the coding sequence GTGTCATATCCAACTTCCATACAGGCTTTTTGGCATCGGCTCACCCGACGCTTTTTCCATCAAAATCGAGTGGTTTTTACCGCTTCCGCGATTACTCTAGCAATCCTGACCCTACGCTTTTTCGGTCTCTTACAGGCGATCGAATTAATCGCCCTTGATACCCTGGTTCGTCTTCGACCGCCCTTACCCAAAGATGACCGGATTATCATTGTAGGCATTGATGAGCCAGATTTGCAAAACCTAGGATGGCCGATCCCCGATCGCACCTTGGCGACTCTCCTAGAAACGATTGCCCAGAGCCAACCTCAAGCAATTGGATTAGATTTATATCGAGATTTACCCGTCAATCCCGGTTACGAACACTTACAACAGGTCATGCAAGAATTACCGAACCTGGTAGGGATTGAGCGAGTCGCCGATAAAACTGTACCGAATATTCCCCCTCCTCCAGCTTTAGATCCTCAAACCCAAGTTGGGTTCAATAATGTTCTCTTAGATGTAGATGGGACAGTGCGTCGAGGGTTACTCTATGTACATACAGACACCCCTCACAAAAGTTTTGCCCTACAACTGGCTCTGAAGTACCTAGACCAGTTCGACATTGAAGAAGAAGAAGCATCTGTTAATCCCAAATACTTACAACTCGGCAAAGCAGTCTTCTATCCTTTTCAGCCCAATGATGGAGCCTATGTGAATGCAGATGCCAGTGGATACCCTTTTTTAGCCGATTTTCGCGGCCCTCGCGATACCTTCACCACGGTTTCTGTTTCTGAGGTTTTGAATGGAGGGGTTGACCCCAATTTATTTCGCGATCGCATTGTTTTAATTGGTTTAACGGCTGTTAGCCTCAAAGACTTTGTACCCATTCCTTACAGCAATCCCGATGAGGTTCCCGGCGTTGAAGCTCAAGCCAATTTAATTAGCTTTATTTTAGATCTGGCCATTGGGGAACAAACCCCGATCAAAACCTTGCCCGATCCCATTGAAGCACTCTGGACTTTCGCTTGGTCAGCATTAGGCTCCATTCTCGCTTGGAAGTTAAGAGACCCCTCCCAGTTAATCGTCAGTTCAGGAATTACCCTAGGAAGCTTAGGTCTAACCAGCTATGTCCTGTTTATCTCTCGCTGGTGGTTTCCCCTAATTCCTCCTATATTCGGATTTACTGGCTCGGCCCTGATGATTTTAATTCACTTTGCCCATCAAGAAGGAGAATTCAAACGCTCTACAGAATTGCTCCAGGGCATTATTAATAGCATTCCCGATCCGATTTTTGTTAAAGATCAAAACCATCGGTGGATTGTCTTAAACCAAGCCTACTCCCAGTTAATCGGCTATCCTTTAGAAATGCTCATGGACAAATCGGATTATGATTTGTTTGCTCCTGAAGAAGCCGAACAATTTTGGCAGCAAGATGAGAACTTGTTTCTGACTCAGGAAAGCACCCAGCAGGAAGAAGAATTTACGGATGCTGGGGGAATTCACCGAGTGATTGAGACCAAGCGATCGCTCCATCGCGATTCTGGGGGGAATCTATTTTTGGTGGGTGTGATCCGAGATATTACCCAGCAGAAAGAACGGGAAGCTGAACTGCAACGGTTAGCTGAAGATCTCAAACGCCACAATGCGGAACTGAAACTCTCGGAAGACCAGATGCGCCATATGGCTAATCATGATGTCCTCACGGGTTTAGCCAATCGCAAGTTATTTGAAGAAAAACTGCAAGAAGCCCTCGTTTATGCCCAAGCCAATGAAACCATGCTGGCCACTTTCTTTCTCGACTTAGACGGCTTTAAGCAGATTAACGATACGTTTGGCCATGATATGGGAGATTTGGTGATTAAGGAAGTTGCTCAACGGCTCACCCATTGTTTGCGCGGTAGCGATACGGTTGCTCGACTTGGAGGAGATGAATTTACGGTTCTGTTGCCTCAAATTCCCAATCCATCTATAGCTATTCGCGTCGCCGAAAAAATCATCTTGGCTGTCACTCAACCCCTGATGCTCAACGGAGGAGAGAATCTTAAGATTACTTTAAGTTTGGGGATTAGTGTCTATCCTCAAGATGGCAAGACTCTTGAGGAGCTAATTAAATCGGCCGATCAAGCGATGTACCAAGCCAAGTTACAGGGAAAGAATCGCTATCTTCTTGCTTCTTGTCCTCAGTAG
- a CDS encoding vitamin K epoxide reductase family protein, translating into MRRRRSSPWIHRWSRPITAGIATLGAIETAFLTVVEVMGSAEAVCPTSGCKEVLGSPYATVFGLPLTLFGFFGYAGMLMLAIAPLLINPDQNKELRTTLDQWTRFLMFVTSTVMVVGSAYLMYIMAFTIGAFCPYCVLSAFLSLSLFVVTLIGHAWEDIGQLAFTGLTVAMVTLVATLGVYGNVNNPQATPGTPPPVTTTSGPAEVALVEHLNDMGAKYYGAYWCPHCHEQKELFGQEAASNIDYVECAADGVNAQVEQCKAAGVQAFPSWEINGQLYAGVRSLNELADLSDYQGPRDFGQQ; encoded by the coding sequence ATGAGGCGTAGGCGTTCTAGTCCCTGGATTCATCGTTGGTCTCGACCCATAACTGCTGGCATCGCGACCCTGGGAGCGATCGAAACAGCATTTTTAACTGTGGTCGAGGTCATGGGTAGTGCAGAAGCGGTTTGCCCAACCAGTGGCTGTAAAGAGGTCTTGGGCAGTCCCTATGCAACCGTGTTTGGGCTACCTCTAACTCTGTTTGGCTTTTTTGGCTATGCCGGAATGCTGATGTTGGCCATCGCCCCCTTATTAATTAATCCCGATCAAAACAAGGAACTGCGAACCACCCTAGACCAGTGGACTCGTTTCCTGATGTTCGTTACCAGTACGGTAATGGTCGTGGGCAGTGCCTATTTGATGTACATCATGGCCTTCACCATTGGCGCATTTTGTCCCTACTGCGTGCTTTCGGCTTTCTTGTCCCTCTCCCTATTTGTGGTTACCCTCATCGGCCATGCTTGGGAAGATATCGGCCAATTAGCCTTTACCGGGTTAACCGTGGCCATGGTTACCTTAGTGGCGACCCTCGGAGTCTATGGCAATGTGAATAATCCCCAAGCTACCCCAGGAACACCTCCTCCAGTGACTACAACTTCTGGCCCGGCTGAAGTGGCCTTAGTTGAACACCTGAATGACATGGGAGCTAAATATTATGGCGCGTATTGGTGTCCCCACTGCCATGAACAGAAGGAGTTGTTTGGTCAAGAGGCAGCCTCTAACATTGACTATGTTGAATGTGCTGCTGATGGCGTAAATGCCCAAGTTGAACAATGTAAAGCGGCTGGAGTTCAAGCCTTTCCCAGTTGGGAAATAAACGGTCAACTCTATGCTGGAGTGCGATCGCTCAACGAATTAGCCGATCTATCCGATTATCAGGGGCCCCGTGACTTTGGGCAACAGTGA
- the ruvA gene encoding Holliday junction branch migration protein RuvA, with protein MLSYLRGTVAQVQKRSPNRVTLVLEVQGLGYEIQVTRQFGEAVSEHQDTQVQVFTHLMMREEQPLLYGFASSAERDLFRQLVAVSGIGAQLAIALLDTLGLSDLVQAIVTGNIKQLVRTPGVGSKTAERIALELRTKLSQWRDTSGVALPVSSTLPSALQEDVEMTLLALGYNQQEIAQALGALSQKPNLMKTKDPEDWIREAISWLS; from the coding sequence ATGCTCAGTTATCTGAGGGGAACTGTTGCCCAGGTTCAGAAGCGATCGCCCAATCGCGTCACCCTGGTGTTGGAGGTTCAGGGTCTCGGTTATGAGATTCAAGTGACTCGTCAATTCGGAGAAGCGGTTTCGGAGCATCAGGACACTCAGGTGCAAGTGTTTACTCATTTGATGATGCGGGAGGAGCAACCTCTGTTGTATGGTTTTGCGTCCTCAGCAGAGCGGGATCTATTTCGCCAGTTGGTAGCAGTCAGTGGCATTGGAGCGCAGTTGGCGATCGCTCTTTTGGATACCCTGGGCCTGTCGGATTTGGTTCAGGCGATCGTTACCGGTAATATTAAACAACTGGTTCGCACACCTGGCGTGGGCAGTAAAACCGCCGAACGCATTGCCTTAGAATTAAGAACTAAGTTATCCCAATGGCGAGATACCTCTGGCGTTGCTCTACCCGTGTCTAGTACCCTTCCTTCTGCTTTACAAGAAGATGTGGAAATGACCCTTCTGGCTTTAGGATATAATCAGCAAGAAATTGCCCAAGCTTTGGGTGCATTGAGTCAGAAGCCTAATCTCATGAAAACAAAAGATCCGGAAGATTGGATCAGGGAAGCGATTAGTTGGTTAAGTTGA
- the psbU gene encoding photosystem II complex extrinsic protein PsbU — protein sequence MKRLLCLFSAFVILIATLMTLNTVPATAGSLQVLSGQPILAEADVRNKADDKLAEIGDRIDLNNSSVRSFLDLKGFYPVLATKIVNNGPYEKVEDVLNIPGLSDRQKARLEANLDNFTVTEPTEAFVYGQNNVNNGNYD from the coding sequence ATGAAACGATTGCTGTGCCTGTTCTCTGCTTTCGTGATTTTGATTGCCACTCTGATGACCCTGAATACAGTGCCTGCTACGGCTGGGTCTTTGCAGGTTTTGAGTGGACAGCCGATCTTGGCCGAGGCGGATGTCCGCAATAAGGCAGATGATAAACTGGCAGAAATTGGCGATCGCATTGATTTGAATAACTCAAGTGTCCGCTCCTTTCTAGACCTGAAAGGATTTTATCCAGTCTTGGCCACCAAAATTGTCAACAATGGGCCTTATGAGAAGGTTGAAGATGTTCTGAACATTCCTGGACTGAGCGATCGCCAAAAAGCTAGACTTGAGGCCAACTTAGATAACTTTACCGTTACTGAACCCACAGAAGCTTTTGTCTATGGACAAAATAATGTGAACAATGGTAACTATGACTAG